The Desulfuromonadales bacterium genome includes the window GATCATCCCGGCGATGGCCCCTTCCTTGTTCGCCTTCTTGTTGAAGACCCCCATGAGGATGCAGGGGAAGAAGGAGGCGGCCGCCAGACCGAAGGCGAAGGCGACGACCTGGGCGACGAAGCCCGGCGGATAGATGCCGAAGAGACCGGCGATGCAGACGGCGACACCGGCCGCGATACGCGCCCAGACGAGCTCGGCCTTCTCGGACATGTTCGGCGTGACGATACCCTTCATCAGGTCATGCGAGATGGCGGCAGAGATGACCAGGAGCAGACCGGCCGCGGTGGAGAGGGCGGCGGCCAGGCCGCCGGCGCCGATGAGACCGACGACCCAGTTGGGCAGCTTGGCAATCTCCGGGTTGGCGAGAACCATGATATCCTGGTCGATCTTGACTTCGTTGGCGGACTCGGGCTTATCCCAGGCACCCTTGGCGATCGTCATGATGCCGTCGCCGTTCTTGTCATTGAATTTAACCAGACCGGTCTTTTCCCAGTTTTTGAACCAGGAGGGTGCATCGGCATAGCTGACGTTGTGAATCGACTTGATGAAATTGGTGCGGGCGAAGACGGCAATCGCCGGGGCGGTGGTGTAGAGCAGGGCGATGAAGATCAGCGCCCAGCCGGCGGAGGAGCGGGCGTCGCGCATCTTCGGCACGGTGAAGAAGCGGATGAGGATGTGCGGCAGACCGGCGGTGCCGATCATCAGCGACATGGTGATGAACCAGACGTCGATCCGCGGCCTTACCCCGGAAGTGTAGGCGGCAAAGCCAAGGTCTTTCTGGATGCCGTCGAGGACTTCGAGGAGATATTTGCCCTGGGTACCCGGGTCGTTGAGGAGGGCGGCTCCTTCGGCGGTGACGGAGGAGCCCAGGCCGAGCTGCGGAATCGGCACGCCGGTGAACATCATCGAGATGAAGATCGCCGGAATCAGGTAGGCGGTGATGAGCACGCAGTACTGGGCGACCTGGGTGTAGGTGATCCCCTTCATGCCGCCGAGGGTGGCATAGAAGAAGACCAGGGCCATGCCGATGATGACGCCCATGTTGATGCTGACCCCCATGAAGCGGGAGAAGACGACGCCGACGCCGCGCATCTGGCCGGCGACGTAGGTGAAGGAGACGAA containing:
- a CDS encoding sodium:solute symporter family protein codes for the protein AMLFGPYLRKYGKFTIPQFMADRYYSNTIRVVSLVCAIFVSFTYVAGQMRGVGVVFSRFMGVSINMGVIIGMALVFFYATLGGMKGITYTQVAQYCVLITAYLIPAIFISMMFTGVPIPQLGLGSSVTAEGAALLNDPGTQGKYLLEVLDGIQKDLGFAAYTSGVRPRIDVWFITMSLMIGTAGLPHILIRFFTVPKMRDARSSAGWALIFIALLYTTAPAIAVFARTNFIKSIHNVSYADAPSWFKNWEKTGLVKFNDKNGDGIMTIAKGAWDKPESANEVKIDQDIMVLANPEIAKLPNWVVGLIGAGGLAAALSTAAGLLLVISAAISHDLMKGIVTPNMSEKAELVWARIAAGVAVCIAGLFGIYPPGFVAQVVAFAFGLAAASFFPCILMGVFNKKANKEGAIAGMIVGIVFVAAYISYFKFINPAANNAAGWWFGISPEGIGTVGAALNFITMYVVGKLTKEPPQEIQDLVGNLRYPGKLAPPSHH